A stretch of the Actinomyces qiguomingii genome encodes the following:
- a CDS encoding zinc transporter: MSVPGASGGGGVTVEGGTGGVFDERAAFMASLSYAMCFGMRMGVNVGMRAIVLDPDECATDAAPATSVQASDGTTVVITISSTDVSTLLAEGSGITRQPPGPEVLLTKDFIVYTSPDTQVLTTTVAGTEVTIHATPTSYTWNWGDGTTTTTTDPGAPWPNQTLTHRYTRTATDVTTTLTTTWKATYTPNGGTTTPVVGTITTTNTTTPYNIVRTITYLTDQAETQKRH, from the coding sequence GTGTCGGTTCCGGGTGCGTCGGGTGGCGGCGGTGTCACTGTTGAGGGCGGCACTGGTGGGGTGTTCGATGAGCGGGCCGCTTTTATGGCGAGTTTGTCTTATGCCATGTGCTTCGGTATGAGAATGGGCGTGAACGTCGGAATGCGTGCTATTGTGCTTGATCCTGACGAGTGCGCCACCGATGCCGCGCCCGCAACCAGCGTCCAAGCCTCCGACGGCACCACCGTGGTGATCACGATCTCCTCCACCGACGTGTCCACCCTACTGGCCGAGGGCTCAGGCATCACCCGCCAACCCCCAGGCCCAGAAGTACTACTGACCAAGGACTTCATCGTCTACACCAGCCCCGACACCCAGGTACTAACCACCACCGTAGCCGGAACCGAAGTAACCATCCACGCCACCCCCACCTCCTACACCTGGAACTGGGGAGACGGCACCACCACAACCACCACCGACCCCGGCGCACCCTGGCCCAACCAGACCCTCACCCACCGCTACACCCGCACAGCCACCGACGTAACCACCACCCTTACCACCACCTGGAAAGCCACCTACACCCCCAACGGCGGCACCACCACCCCCGTGGTCGGAACCATCACCACCACCAACACCACCACCCCATACAACATCGTCCGCACCATCACCTACCTCACCGACCAAGCCGAAACCCAAAAACGACACTAA
- a CDS encoding DUF6318 family protein, whose protein sequence is MSTVPLLHSMPHRRRAAVGFARLAALSVVVAWLALGGGCSRGSATSGFSPTWTPSATVSASAAPTLSPEQAAARATALAMEPPDPYTPQFTPEGAITAATYFLELVPYVGATGDLDIWQNMSTEDCEFCNGVGSEAAEIHDAGGWTDPWVQEITPLEWWTDQEDPNRYVVRTQVTSEGYTEHPTPSAPSQQVDKFDHELLIQLYWSGNDWAVEALQITNDEDSE, encoded by the coding sequence ATGTCTACCGTCCCCTTACTCCATTCGATGCCGCATCGGCGCCGGGCTGCGGTCGGGTTCGCTCGTCTGGCGGCCCTGTCCGTGGTGGTTGCCTGGCTGGCACTGGGTGGGGGTTGTTCGCGTGGAAGCGCCACCAGTGGTTTCAGTCCCACCTGGACCCCATCAGCGACTGTTAGTGCTAGTGCCGCGCCCACGCTGTCGCCGGAACAGGCCGCGGCCAGAGCCACCGCCCTGGCCATGGAGCCGCCTGATCCCTACACCCCACAGTTCACCCCTGAAGGCGCCATCACCGCAGCCACATACTTCCTCGAGCTAGTTCCTTACGTGGGAGCGACCGGCGACCTGGACATCTGGCAGAACATGAGCACAGAGGACTGCGAATTCTGCAACGGGGTGGGGTCCGAAGCGGCCGAAATACACGATGCAGGCGGCTGGACGGATCCGTGGGTGCAGGAGATCACTCCGCTAGAGTGGTGGACGGACCAAGAAGACCCCAACCGCTACGTCGTACGCACACAAGTGACATCCGAAGGCTACACAGAACATCCAACGCCTTCCGCACCATCGCAACAGGTCGACAAATTCGATCATGAGTTATTAATCCAACTATATTGGAGCGGCAATGATTGGGCCGTTGAGGCACTCCAAATCACCAATGATGAGGACTCAGAATGA
- a CDS encoding AlbA family DNA-binding domain-containing protein: MFIRRTAWNTAATDQLRIIGTDQQMLEVKSGIGKDIRATLSAMSNSAGGTILIGLDEAQGFAPVPGLDATHARKRLVSRCEQMTPVVRPVIEVVLIEGAPVVVATIPEIEPCHKPCYVTDQGQYGASYTRSGDGDRRLTQYEVERLPEEHTQSRRDEESVTEAGLGNLDDDALAAFISNQRAVRPKTFANSDDGRCP; encoded by the coding sequence GTGTTCATCCGCCGCACCGCGTGGAACACCGCAGCCACCGACCAGCTCCGCATCATTGGCACCGACCAGCAGATGCTTGAAGTCAAGTCGGGCATCGGTAAAGACATCCGCGCCACCCTCAGTGCCATGTCCAACTCTGCGGGCGGAACCATCCTCATCGGCCTAGACGAAGCACAGGGCTTCGCCCCCGTCCCGGGACTGGACGCGACTCACGCCCGGAAGCGGCTTGTGTCCCGCTGCGAGCAGATGACCCCGGTGGTCCGTCCCGTCATTGAGGTCGTCCTGATAGAAGGGGCTCCGGTCGTCGTCGCCACGATTCCGGAGATCGAACCCTGCCACAAGCCCTGCTACGTCACCGACCAGGGGCAATACGGAGCTTCCTACACCAGATCGGGCGACGGCGATCGTCGCTTAACCCAGTACGAGGTCGAACGCCTTCCGGAGGAGCACACTCAATCCCGACGGGATGAGGAGTCGGTGACTGAAGCCGGTCTTGGCAACCTCGACGACGACGCCCTGGCCGCCTTCATCTCCAACCAGCGGGCGGTGCGTCCAAAAACCTTCGCCAACAGCGACGACGGACGCTGCCCGTGA
- a CDS encoding transposase family protein, whose amino-acid sequence MSSSPTPALSRQPLTGMFATVPDPRDRRGVRHRLDVVLALAAVGVLAGCRTLLAIWEHAQDLTGGQLQQLGLPQDRGIPSESTIRRALAGLDADDYRRQGRVVDAHPHRHHRRTQDYRGGRARPCAAPNPRTTTAETVMMAAVMVAVGPRTCWRRWTRAPGRCSPSSA is encoded by the coding sequence GTGTCATCATCCCCCACGCCTGCCCTGTCGCGCCAGCCCCTGACCGGGATGTTCGCCACTGTCCCGGACCCGCGTGATCGGCGCGGGGTGCGTCACCGCCTGGATGTGGTGCTGGCTTTGGCGGCGGTAGGGGTGCTGGCCGGCTGCCGCACCCTGCTGGCGATCTGGGAGCACGCCCAGGACCTGACCGGCGGCCAACTACAGCAGCTGGGACTACCACAAGACCGGGGCATCCCCTCGGAGTCGACGATCCGCCGCGCCCTGGCCGGCCTGGACGCCGACGACTACCGGCGCCAGGGTCGCGTCGTGGATGCTCACCCGCACCGGCACCATCGACGGACGCAGGATTATCGCGGTGGACGGGCAAGACCATGCGCGGCGCCAAACCCAAGAACAACAACAGCGGAGACGGTGATGATGGCGGCGGTGATGGTGGCGGTGGGGCCCCGCACCTGCTGGCGGCGCTGGACCAGGGCACCGGGGCGGTGCTCGCCCAGCAGCGCGTAG
- a CDS encoding ISAs1 family transposase: MLAQQRVEDKTSEIPALKQLLAPHDLTGAVVTADALHTQTDTAQWIRDRGADYLLTVKNNQPSLRAKLKALPWKDVPAVSGVDCSHGRRVRRTIKAVATPDWIDFPGASQVLQVRRTRTTHTRGKNSKRSTEVVYLICSIPPEQAPPEQVAAWIQGHWAIENRLHWVRDVTYDEDRHQLRTGSGPQVMATLRNLAISLIRTIYDDPITTGIASANRAMTRKPTKAIKLLTTP, translated from the coding sequence GTGCTCGCCCAGCAGCGCGTAGAAGACAAGACCAGTGAGATACCCGCCCTGAAACAGCTGCTGGCACCCCATGACCTTACCGGAGCGGTCGTGACTGCTGACGCACTGCACACCCAGACCGACACAGCGCAGTGGATACGCGACCGGGGCGCCGACTACCTGCTCACGGTCAAGAACAACCAGCCCAGTCTCAGGGCGAAACTGAAGGCGCTGCCCTGGAAGGACGTCCCCGCCGTGTCGGGGGTTGACTGCTCTCATGGGCGGCGGGTGCGCCGCACCATCAAAGCCGTGGCAACGCCGGACTGGATCGACTTCCCCGGCGCCTCACAGGTGCTTCAGGTGCGTCGCACCCGCACCACCCACACCCGCGGTAAGAACAGCAAGCGCAGCACCGAGGTCGTCTACCTCATCTGCTCCATACCGCCCGAGCAGGCCCCGCCCGAGCAAGTCGCCGCCTGGATACAAGGCCACTGGGCGATCGAGAACCGACTCCACTGGGTACGGGATGTCACCTATGACGAGGACCGCCACCAACTGCGCACCGGCTCCGGGCCGCAGGTGATGGCGACCCTGCGGAACCTGGCCATAAGCCTGATCCGCACCATCTACGACGACCCCATCACCACCGGCATCGCCTCAGCCAACCGGGCCATGACACGCAAACCCACCAAAGCCATCAAACTCCTAACAACTCCATGA
- a CDS encoding ATP-binding protein encodes MPPSSGPPRLCLYAARASFLDDATRQTGSGRFLRMRERAMTWFERGTSTGTLSFGTLIAGGRPAANATASSYHDVVDALAHTGFPALTRLEPAATAVTLSGCQDDFVRTDLGRLARTRRAPTVMRALIRALALATAAEVSSRTLARDLRQVTPDICPETVAHHVELLERLFVVEQIPAWAVGAALTRPPAHRAYVPPGRPRTRRHRIERGRRTTHGRP; translated from the coding sequence GTGCCGCCGTCATCGGGGCCCCCGCGCCTGTGTCTGTATGCCGCCCGCGCCTCCTTCCTCGACGACGCCACCCGCCAAACCGGCTCCGGACGCTTCCTGCGCATGCGCGAACGCGCCATGACGTGGTTCGAACGCGGCACCTCTACGGGCACGTTGAGCTTCGGTACCCTCATTGCTGGCGGCCGTCCCGCTGCAAATGCGACCGCGAGCTCTTACCACGACGTCGTCGACGCGCTCGCACACACAGGCTTCCCGGCGCTGACCAGGCTGGAACCCGCAGCAACGGCGGTGACATTGAGCGGCTGCCAGGACGACTTCGTCCGGACGGACCTGGGGCGACTGGCCCGGACGCGGCGCGCCCCTACAGTCATGCGCGCACTCATCCGTGCACTGGCGCTGGCCACAGCGGCCGAGGTCTCCTCGCGCACCCTGGCCAGGGACCTTCGCCAGGTCACCCCGGATATCTGCCCCGAGACCGTAGCCCACCACGTGGAACTACTGGAGCGGCTGTTCGTCGTCGAGCAGATCCCCGCCTGGGCTGTGGGGGCCGCCCTCACGCGCCCGCCTGCGCACCGTGCTTATGTTCCACCTGGCCGACCCCGTACTCGCCGTCACCGCATTGAGCGCGGACGCCGCACGACTCACGGTAGACCCTGA